A region of the Pseudarthrobacter sp. MM222 genome:
TGACGCGCGGCCGGCCGCCGTCGCGGCGGGCTGCCGGGTGGCGAGCCGGATCGGCCGGCCGCCGTCGCGGCCGGCTGCCGGGTGGCGAGCCGGACCGGCCCCGGGCCCGGCAGTCTGGCCTCGGGGATGCCGTGCTCCCGCTGGTAACACGCGCTGGGCAGGTCCTGATCCTGCTAACTTAGATTGCGTGTCCCAGCAAAATGATCCCCGTCCCCAGCAGAACGACCCCAGCTTCGCCAATATCTGGCAGGAGCTGAAATGGCGCGGCCTTGTCCACGTGTCCACGGACGAGGCGGAGCTGGAAAAGCTCCTCGCCGGCGACCCCATTACGTACTACTGCGGCTTCGACCCGACAGCGCCCAGCCTGCACCTCGGAAACCTGGTCCAGCTCCTGCTCATGCGGCGCATCCAGCTCGCCGGCCACAAGCCGCTCGGCTTGGTCGGCGGATCCACTGGCCTGATCGGTGACCCCCGGCAGACCGCCGAGCGCGTCCTGAACACGCCCGAGACTGTCGCTGAATGGGTAGGCAAACTTCAGGCACAGGTCCAGCGCTTCCTCAGTTTCGAGGGAAACAACGCCGCCCGGATGGTCAACAACCTGGACTGGACCGCCCCGCTGAGCGCCATCGACTTCCTGCGCGGAATCGGCAAGCACTTCCGTGTGGGCACCATGATCAAAAAAGACATTGTTGCCAACCGCCTGAATTCCGACGAGGGAATCAGCTACACCGAGTTCAGCTACCAGATCCTGCAGGGCATGGACTACCTCCAGCTCTTCCGCGATTACGGCTGCGTCCTCCAGACCGGCGGCTCGGACCAGTGGGGCAACCTGACCAGCGGCACCGACTTAATCCGGAAGGTCGAGGGCAAGCACGTCCACGCATTGGGGACACCGCTCATCACGAACGCCGACGGCACCAAGTTCGGCAAGAGCGAGGGCAATGCCATCTGGCTCGATCCCGAGATGTGCAGCCCGTACGCCTTCTACCAGTTCTGGCTCAACACGGCGGATAACGACGTCGTGGCCCGCCTCCGGATCTTCACCTTCCTGAGCCGCGCCGAAATCGAAGCCCTGGAGGCGTCCGTTGCAGAACGCCCCTTCGCCCGCGAAGGG
Encoded here:
- the tyrS gene encoding tyrosine--tRNA ligase, which encodes MSQQNDPRPQQNDPSFANIWQELKWRGLVHVSTDEAELEKLLAGDPITYYCGFDPTAPSLHLGNLVQLLLMRRIQLAGHKPLGLVGGSTGLIGDPRQTAERVLNTPETVAEWVGKLQAQVQRFLSFEGNNAARMVNNLDWTAPLSAIDFLRGIGKHFRVGTMIKKDIVANRLNSDEGISYTEFSYQILQGMDYLQLFRDYGCVLQTGGSDQWGNLTSGTDLIRKVEGKHVHALGTPLITNADGTKFGKSEGNAIWLDPEMCSPYAFYQFWLNTADNDVVARLRIFTFLSRAEIEALEASVAERPFAREGQRKLAYEVTSLVHGVDATEKVIAASAALFGNGDLTVLDEATLKAATSELPSATVDAASLGIIELLVASGLSASKSAARRTVGEGGAYVNNTKVSDPEAVVDSSQLLHGRYLLLRRGKKNLATVEVYAA